From one Rhopalosiphum padi isolate XX-2018 chromosome 2, ASM2088224v1, whole genome shotgun sequence genomic stretch:
- the LOC132920344 gene encoding aquaporin-like isoform X5 — translation MSGFFASPGKVSRKLFKQLGSSVSFGDFSECGTAEQNQLYERQPWQKLVSIFLAELFGTAFLMFFGCMGLVPKYPGGELGQYSGAIAFAGIVAVTIVIIGRISDCHINPCVTLCALLLGKLPILTSIVYFTAEFLGAIIGYGVLVAISPYNILNSSDSGVCVTSPVVGLTTWQALLIEAITTGVLILLVCAVWDPKSGNGDCGSLKFLVMIFLTSVVVGPFTGNSLNPARSLAPAIYNNSWNMHWIYWVGPFSGTITSTLFYKYIFMALDNEEREK, via the exons atgtcTGGTTTCTTTGCGAGTCCAGGGAAAGTATCACGTAAATTATTCAAACAACTCGGATCTTCGGTTTCCTTTGGTGATTTTTCAGAATgtg GTACGGCTGAACAGAATCAATTGTATGAACGTCAGCCATGGCAGAAACTTGTATCAATATTCTTAGCTGAACTGTTTGGTACTGCATTTTTAATGTTCTTTGGTTGTATGGGATTAGTTCCTAAATATCCGGGCGGTGAACTTGGTCAATACAGTGGTGCTATTGCATTTGCTGGAATTGTAGCTGTTACTATTGTT ATTATTGGTCGTATCAGTGACTGTCATATAAATCCGTGTGTTACATTGTGTGCATTATTGCTTGGTAAATTACCAATATTAACATCTATTGTTTATTTCACTGCTGAGTTTTTAGGAGCTATCATCGGTTATGGAGTTTTAGTG gctatttcaccttataatatattgaattcatCAGATTCTGGAGTTTGTGTAACAAGCCCAGTTGTTGGATTAACTACATGGCAAGCCCTTTTAATTGAAGCTATAACAACTGGAGTTTTAATACTTCTAGTATGTGCTGTCTGGGATCCTAAAAGTGGTAATGGAGATTGTGGTTCTCTGAAATTTTTAGTTATGATATTCCTGACATCAGTTGTTGTT GGCCCCTTCACTGGAAATAGTTTGAACCCAGCACGATCATTAGCACCAGCAATTTACAACAATTCATGGAATATGCATTGG ATTTACTGGGTTGGTCCATTCTCTGGAACAATAACATCAACACTTttctacaaatatatttttatggcatTAGATAACGAAGAACGAGAAAAATag
- the LOC132920343 gene encoding uncharacterized protein LOC132920343, with amino-acid sequence MTSGSKNIDLFFLQSMIDKIEPGVKINSYEIALGSKRGDNYTSMLYRIQLNGDNGWSKSLFYKCLPDNKQARNTYKSEILFNNEVTFYTKSFTALMKYQEHKKLVETFNSVPKCYLAQSDIVILEDMRCKGFTMLDRMKGLDFNHCRAILRVLGKFHGLSLSMKVDEPEKFKECISDAINEVYYKSENELWYKGYYRRAAENAEKMLESELTEDEKPKYLDKFRKFVNHESFFGYMVGLVSPKESLAVLCHGDCWTNNFLFQYAQDGSISEVSIVDFQLARYGSPALDLVSLLYCCTSVELRKQYLPELLEEYYDSIVSVLTQTDCLNHYPDIRQKLYEEVREYNVFGLGVALDMIPIITCDSELAPDMYTEDTINIDDEPSKEPYPVMTTSNLCRQMIADLVKELVDNGCLT; translated from the exons ATGACGTCTGGatctaaaaatatagatttgttCTTTTTGCAATCTATGATTGACAAAATCGAACCTGGAGTGAAAATTAATTCATACGAA ATAGCGTTAGGATCAAAACGAGGTGATAACTACACGTCAATGTTGTACAGAATCCAACTAAATGGTGACAACGGATGGTCAAAATCTCTGTTCTACAAGTGTTTGCCCGATAACAAACAGGCGAGAAATACGTATAAATCCGAAATACTGTTTAATAATGAAGTAACATTCTATACAAAATCATTTACAGCATTGATGAAATATCAA GAGCACAAAAAATTGGTTGAAACTTTTAATAGTGTGCCGAAATGTTATTTGGCCCAAAGTGATATCGTCATATTAGAAGATATGCGATGCAAAGGATTCACCATGTTAGACAGAATGAAGGGTCTAGATTTTAATCACTGTAGAGCTATACTAAG AGTTTTGGGAAAATTCCATGGGTTATCGTTGTCTATGAAAGTCGATGAACCGGAAAAGTTTAAAGAATGCATTTCGGATGCAATAAATGAAGTATACTACAAGAGTGAAAACGAATTGTGGTACAAAGGATATTACAGACGAGCTGCAGAGAACGCAGAGAAAATG CTGGAGTCTGAATTGACTGAAGatgaaaaaccaaaatatttggATAAATTTCGGAAATTTGTTAACCACGAATCGTTCTTTGGGTATATGGTGGGACTGGTGTCGCCAAAAGAATCGCTAGCTGTGCTTTGTCACGGTGACTGTTGGACGaacaattttttgtttcagTACGCTCAAGACGGAAGTATATCTGAA GTGTCTATTGTAGACTTTCAGTTGGCTAGGTATGGCTCTCCCGCATTGGACTTGGTCAGTCTTTTGTATTGCTGTACTAGCGTAGAGTTAAGGAAACAGTATTTACCTGAACTGTTGGAAGAATATTATGATTCAATAGTCAGTGTCTTAACGCAAACAGACTGCTTGAATCATTATCCAGATATTCGACAAAA GTTATATGAAGAGGTGCGTGAATACAACGTGTTCGGTCTAGGAGTGGCACTAGATATGATACCGATCATTACATGTGACTCGGAGCTGGCTCCTGACATGTATACCGAAGATACGATCAACATAGACGACGAACCCAGTAAGGAACCTTATCCCGTCATGACCACGAGCAACTTATGCCGCCAAATGATTGCTGACTTGGTTAAAGAACTCGTGGATAATGGATGTTTAACATAA
- the LOC132921847 gene encoding uncharacterized protein LOC132921847: MDRTGCASAFLRIGGDGVGVGGPLLLLLLLQLPWLSVGMTTTMMMGDRWRPQRFGGGVIGDRDERLQDNEIVEDHRTKPSVPLAPVEPLFDYAASLYMEKMVRRWAPLIWLAPDEQFLPGSVTDFLNHVTPKPRSLPGDVQQHSKVPMGPDSQSWFLVTKSEVEQLLENTTSILYGQNPNTTTVPIYAHVTECGRKNFHVSYWLFFPFSQGKPICTLDMGVLGPLPLPVFNNRCFGTLKEFGSHVGDWEHMSLMFNGYDEPEEMYVSVHDAGAFYRFDRNRRKFVFNRQEVRKGFLQKPKFPEVVHLTDEGNHPVLFAAKGSHGLWTAPGKHKYVRIPRLYDDSGYGFPWKTWLKVDVLNSSKKLPIWMQYYGKWGNQHSKCHPLSKMGLQICQFTDGPTGIPMKPHDFQCQNATN, from the exons ATGGACCGGACAGGGTGCGCGTCCGCGTTTTTGCGGATCGGCGGCGACGGCGTCGGGGTCGGCGGTCCGTTGCTGCTACTGCTGCTCCTTCAGCTACCTTGGCTGTCGGTTGggatgacgacgacgatgatgatgggCGATCGTTGGCGACCGCAGAGATTTGGCGGCGGTGTCATCGGAGACCGCGACGAACGGTTGCAGGACAACGAGATCGTCGAAGACCATCGCACTAAGCCATCGGTTCCTCTCGCACCCGTCGAACCCCTGTTCGACTATGCGGCTTCCCTATACA TGGAGAAGATGGTCCGCCGCTGGGCTCCGCTTATATGGTTGGCACCTGACGAACAATTCCTTCCTGGTTCCGTGACCGATTTCTTGAATCACGTTACGCCTAAGCCACGTAGCCTGCCTGGCGACGTGCAGCAACACTCTAAAGTGCCCATGGGCCCGGATTCGCAGTCGTGGTTTTTAGTCACCAAGTCTGAAGTTG AACAACTATTGGAAAACACGACTTCCATATTGTATGGACAGAATCCGAACACTACCACCGTTCCCATCTACGCCCACGTCACTGAATGCGGTCGTAAAAATTTTCACGTGTCGTATTGGCTATTCTTCCCGTTCAGTCAAGGAAAGCCGATATGCACACTGGACATGGGCGTGCTTGGCCCGCTCCCTTTGCCAGTCTTCAACAACCGATGTTTTGGTACCCTTAAAGAATTCGGCAGTCATGTGGGTGACTGGGAACACATGAGTCTCATGTTTAAC GGCTACGATGAACCAGAAGAAATGTACGTGTCTGTGCACGATGCTGGCGCATTTTACCGATTCGACCGGAATCGTCGGAAGTTCGTATTCAACCGACAAGAAGTGCGTAAAGGTTTTTTGCAAAAACCTAAGTTTCCCGAAGTGGTGCACTTGACAGACGAGGGTAATCATCCGGTGTTGTTCGCGGCCAAGGGATCTCACGGTCTATGGACCGCTCCAG GAAAACACAAATACGTGCGTATACCACGGTTGTACGACGACAGCGGTTACGGATTTCCGTGGAAAACTTGGCTGAAGGTCGACGTGTTGAACTCGTCGAAAAAACTTCCCATTTGGATGCAATATTACGGTAAATGGGGAAACCAGCACAGCAAATGTCATCCGCTCTCCAAAATGGGCTTGCAGATCTGTCAGTTTACCGACGGGCCGACAGGTATACCAATGAAGCCGCACGATTTCCAATGTCAAAACGCGACCAACTAA
- the LOC132920344 gene encoding aquaporin-like isoform X8 — protein sequence MNYLTFDTVPLINQGTAEQNQLYERQPWQKLVSIFLAELFGTAFLMFFGCMGLVPKYPGGELGQYSGAIAFAGIVAVTIVIIGRISDCHINPCVTLCALLLGKLPILTSIVYFTAEFLGAIIGYGVLVAISPYNILNSSDSGVCVTSPVVGLTTWQALLIEAITTGVLILLVCAVWDPKSGNGDCGSLKFLVMIFLTSVVVGPFTGNSLNPARSLAPAIYNNSWNMHWIYWVGPFSGTITSTLFYKYIFMALDNEEREK from the exons atgaattatttaacttttgataCTGTGCCTTTAATAAATCAAG GTACGGCTGAACAGAATCAATTGTATGAACGTCAGCCATGGCAGAAACTTGTATCAATATTCTTAGCTGAACTGTTTGGTACTGCATTTTTAATGTTCTTTGGTTGTATGGGATTAGTTCCTAAATATCCGGGCGGTGAACTTGGTCAATACAGTGGTGCTATTGCATTTGCTGGAATTGTAGCTGTTACTATTGTT ATTATTGGTCGTATCAGTGACTGTCATATAAATCCGTGTGTTACATTGTGTGCATTATTGCTTGGTAAATTACCAATATTAACATCTATTGTTTATTTCACTGCTGAGTTTTTAGGAGCTATCATCGGTTATGGAGTTTTAGTG gctatttcaccttataatatattgaattcatCAGATTCTGGAGTTTGTGTAACAAGCCCAGTTGTTGGATTAACTACATGGCAAGCCCTTTTAATTGAAGCTATAACAACTGGAGTTTTAATACTTCTAGTATGTGCTGTCTGGGATCCTAAAAGTGGTAATGGAGATTGTGGTTCTCTGAAATTTTTAGTTATGATATTCCTGACATCAGTTGTTGTT GGCCCCTTCACTGGAAATAGTTTGAACCCAGCACGATCATTAGCACCAGCAATTTACAACAATTCATGGAATATGCATTGG ATTTACTGGGTTGGTCCATTCTCTGGAACAATAACATCAACACTTttctacaaatatatttttatggcatTAGATAACGAAGAACGAGAAAAATag
- the LOC132920344 gene encoding aquaporin-like isoform X7 yields the protein MEDLVELKNQKHINNYSIYRYKTGTAEQNQLYERQPWQKLVSIFLAELFGTAFLMFFGCMGLVPKYPGGELGQYSGAIAFAGIVAVTIVIIGRISDCHINPCVTLCALLLGKLPILTSIVYFTAEFLGAIIGYGVLVAISPYNILNSSDSGVCVTSPVVGLTTWQALLIEAITTGVLILLVCAVWDPKSGNGDCGSLKFLVMIFLTSVVVGPFTGNSLNPARSLAPAIYNNSWNMHWIYWVGPFSGTITSTLFYKYIFMALDNEEREK from the exons atggaaGATctagttgaattaaaaaatcaaaaacatatcaataattattccaTTTATCGGTATAAGAcag GTACGGCTGAACAGAATCAATTGTATGAACGTCAGCCATGGCAGAAACTTGTATCAATATTCTTAGCTGAACTGTTTGGTACTGCATTTTTAATGTTCTTTGGTTGTATGGGATTAGTTCCTAAATATCCGGGCGGTGAACTTGGTCAATACAGTGGTGCTATTGCATTTGCTGGAATTGTAGCTGTTACTATTGTT ATTATTGGTCGTATCAGTGACTGTCATATAAATCCGTGTGTTACATTGTGTGCATTATTGCTTGGTAAATTACCAATATTAACATCTATTGTTTATTTCACTGCTGAGTTTTTAGGAGCTATCATCGGTTATGGAGTTTTAGTG gctatttcaccttataatatattgaattcatCAGATTCTGGAGTTTGTGTAACAAGCCCAGTTGTTGGATTAACTACATGGCAAGCCCTTTTAATTGAAGCTATAACAACTGGAGTTTTAATACTTCTAGTATGTGCTGTCTGGGATCCTAAAAGTGGTAATGGAGATTGTGGTTCTCTGAAATTTTTAGTTATGATATTCCTGACATCAGTTGTTGTT GGCCCCTTCACTGGAAATAGTTTGAACCCAGCACGATCATTAGCACCAGCAATTTACAACAATTCATGGAATATGCATTGG ATTTACTGGGTTGGTCCATTCTCTGGAACAATAACATCAACACTTttctacaaatatatttttatggcatTAGATAACGAAGAACGAGAAAAATag